From the genome of Mastomys coucha isolate ucsf_1 unplaced genomic scaffold, UCSF_Mcou_1 pScaffold6, whole genome shotgun sequence, one region includes:
- the LOC116079720 gene encoding serine protease inhibitor A3B-like: MAFIAVLGLLMSGICPAVLCCSDGPWGMDTAVQKGQDTGKQLDSLTLASINTDFAYNLYKKVALENPDKNIVFSALAIASALGSLSLGAKGNTLQEILEGLKFNLTEIPEADIHQGYGHLLQRLSQPGDQIQISTGNALFVEKHLQILTDFKEKARALYQTEVFMADFQQPREARKLINDYVRKQTQGRIKELVSDLDGETSMVVVNDFLFKGKWKVPFDPDGTFMGKFVIDRRRAVKVPMMKIENLRTPYFQDEELKCTVVELNYKNNAKAMFILPDQGKMQQVEASLQPETLRKWRKSLRPRVINELHLPKFSLSQQYNLEDILPRLGIRELFSTQADLSGITGAKNVTVSQVLHKAMLDMTETGTEAYAATTFKQNFLSAKVKPMFVSFDRKFLYIILDSHSKYIPLMGKVINPLEN; this comes from the exons ATGGCCTTCATTGCAGTTCTGGGGCTCTTGATGTCTGGGATCTGCCCTGCTGTCCTATGCTGCTCAGATGGCCCATGGGGAATGGACACAGCAGTCCAGAAAGGCCAAGACACTGGAAAACAACTGGACAGTCTCACATTGGCCTCCATCAACACTGACTTTGCCTACAACCTCTACAAAAAGGTGGCTTTGGAAAATCCAGATAAAAATATTGTCTTCTCTGCACTTGCCATCGCATCTGCCTTGGGCTCCTTATCTCTGGGAGCAAAAGGCAACACCCTGCAAGAGATTCTAGAAGGTCTCAAGTtcaatctcacagagatccctgAGGCAGACATCCATCAGGGCTATGGGCATCTCCTACAGAGGCTCAGTCAGCCAGGGGACCAGATACAGATCAGCACAGGAAATGCCCTGTTTGTTGAAAAGCACCTGCAGATCCTGACAGACTTCAAGGAGAAGGCAAGGGCCCTGTATCAGACTGAGGTCTTCATGGCAGACTTCCAGCAGCCTCGTGAGGCCAGAAAGCTCATCAATGACTATGTGAGGAAACAGACCCAGGGGAGGATCAAGGAACTGGTCTCAGACCTGGATGGGGAGACATCCATGGTGGTAGTGAATGACTTCCTTTTTAAAG GTAAATGGAAGGTGCCCTTTGACCCTGATGGCACATTCATGGGAAAATTCGTAATAGACAGGAGGAGGGCTGTGAAGGTGCCCATGATGAAAATTGAAAACCTGAGGACACCATACTTCCAGGATGAGGAGCTGAAATGCACTGTGGTGGAGCTGAACTACAAAAACAATGCCAAGGCCATGTTCATCCTCCCTGACCAGGGCAAGATGCAGCAGGTGGAAGCCAGCTTACAACCAGAGACCCTGAGGAAATGGAGGAAATCACTGAGGCCCAG gGTGATAAATGAACTCCATCTACCCAAGTTCTCCTTATCCCAACAGTACAACCTAGAAGACATCCTTCCAAGGTTGGGTATCAGGGAACTCTTCTCCACACAGGCTGACCTGTCTGGGATCACTGGAGCCAAGAATGTAACAGTCTCTCAG GTGCTCCACAAGGCTATGCTGGACATGACTGAGACAGGCACAGAAGCATATGCCGCGACAACATTCAAACAAAACTTCCTGTCTGCAAAAGTTAAACCTATGTTTGTTAGCTTTGATAGGAAATTCCTATACATTATTTTAGATTCACATTCTAAGTATATCCCCCTTATGGGCAAGGTTATCAACCCTTTAGAAAACTAG